The Saccharopolyspora gloriosae genome has a segment encoding these proteins:
- a CDS encoding ABC transporter permease: MTHRIVSNIRNFLVKWGLLLVAVALWELATRLAANVYFLPPTRIVAHAWEIWLTGPASQLWLTDAVFRDVLPSLGRLFGGWLISGVIGVVVGIALGRSRKATEYVGPLLDFCRSLPTPALVPLFLVLFSLGTPMQLATIIFGTVFTVVLNTADGAASVDGVKQHTALAFGIGRWDWWTRIVLPAAAPKIFAGLRVSLSQALILMVVSEMVGASTGLGFQLIYAQQQFEFPDLWAGIVLLALLGYLLNTGLLAVQRRALSWQQASDQPAQAKG; the protein is encoded by the coding sequence ATGACGCATCGGATCGTCTCGAACATCCGGAACTTCCTGGTCAAGTGGGGCCTGCTGCTGGTCGCGGTGGCGCTCTGGGAGCTCGCCACCCGCCTCGCGGCGAACGTCTACTTCCTGCCGCCGACGCGGATCGTGGCGCACGCGTGGGAGATCTGGCTGACCGGACCCGCCTCCCAGCTGTGGCTGACCGACGCCGTGTTCCGCGACGTGCTGCCGAGCCTGGGCAGGCTGTTCGGCGGCTGGCTGATCTCCGGCGTGATCGGCGTGGTCGTCGGCATCGCGCTCGGCCGCTCCCGCAAGGCCACCGAGTACGTGGGGCCGCTGCTGGACTTCTGCCGCTCGCTGCCGACGCCGGCGCTGGTGCCGCTGTTCCTCGTGCTGTTCAGCCTGGGCACGCCCATGCAGCTGGCGACGATCATCTTCGGCACCGTGTTCACCGTCGTGCTCAACACCGCCGACGGCGCGGCCTCGGTGGACGGCGTAAAGCAGCACACCGCGCTGGCGTTCGGCATCGGACGCTGGGACTGGTGGACGCGGATCGTGCTGCCCGCCGCCGCCCCGAAGATCTTCGCCGGGCTGCGGGTCAGCCTCTCGCAGGCGCTGATCCTGATGGTGGTGTCCGAGATGGTCGGTGCCAGCACCGGTCTCGGTTTCCAGCTGATCTACGCGCAGCAGCAGTTCGAGTTCCCCGACCTGTGGGCCGGGATCGTGCTGCTGGCGCTGCTCGGCTATCTGCTCAACACGGGCCTGCTCGCGGTGCAGCGGCGCGCGCTGAGCTGGCAGCAAGCCTCCGACCAGCCCGCCCAAGCGAAAGGATGA
- a CDS encoding ABC transporter permease, whose amino-acid sequence MARLARGLAGLAGLLVLWELCCAIGVLDARFIPPPSTVGPRIVELLGADAEFALDTVATILTFLIALGLAALIAIPLGLLLGSVRPARIAGLTVVEFLRPLPAVALLPLLMLLLGSGPETKIALATYAALWPILFNTMYALDEMDPLYTDIARSFGFGKVRTMFTVALPHAAPFIATGIRISASIALVVVVVVELIAGGARGVGTFILEASSGGGQMDLVLAGTVIVGAIGYLINSGLQQAQRKLFGWTESREEP is encoded by the coding sequence GTGGCCCGACTCGCTCGCGGCCTGGCCGGACTGGCCGGCCTGCTGGTGCTGTGGGAACTCTGCTGCGCGATCGGCGTCCTCGACGCCCGCTTCATCCCGCCGCCCTCCACGGTGGGACCGCGCATCGTCGAACTGCTCGGTGCCGACGCGGAGTTCGCGCTGGACACCGTCGCGACCATCCTGACCTTCCTCATCGCGCTCGGGCTCGCCGCGCTGATCGCGATCCCGCTGGGCCTGCTGCTGGGCAGCGTCCGCCCCGCCCGGATCGCCGGCCTCACCGTGGTGGAGTTCCTGCGCCCGCTGCCCGCGGTCGCGCTGCTGCCGCTGCTGATGCTGCTGCTCGGCTCCGGACCCGAGACCAAGATCGCGCTGGCCACCTACGCGGCGCTGTGGCCGATCCTGTTCAACACCATGTACGCGCTGGACGAGATGGATCCGCTCTACACCGACATCGCGCGGTCCTTCGGCTTCGGCAAGGTGCGCACCATGTTCACCGTCGCGCTGCCGCACGCCGCGCCGTTCATCGCCACCGGCATCCGCATCTCGGCCTCGATCGCCCTGGTCGTCGTGGTCGTCGTGGAGCTCATCGCGGGCGGGGCGCGCGGCGTCGGCACCTTCATCCTCGAAGCCAGCAGCGGCGGCGGGCAGATGGACCTGGTGCTCGCGGGCACCGTCATCGTCGGCGCCATCGGATACCTGATCAACTCCGGGCTGCAGCAGGCGCAACGCAAGCTGTTCGGCTGGACCGAGAGCCGGGAGGAACCGTGA
- a CDS encoding nitrate- and nitrite sensing domain-containing protein: MARGDTGRERLSRTEQADAGIHHMGEALGTEGQSLGTESQSASLSLGSAYSRSGQDSGPGDWRLSNWRLRTKLLAVLLIPLISAVVFGGLHIYDGFREARLLDQTHQQVHLEKTADDLTHTLQRERDLAVSYVAAGRSGDRAPLDDTRGKVDAALGDFQALIEQNDTDIAAPYRIAASNLESRLGSLRESVDATQYPPEGVLRTYSQSIDALLDLGQQSVSNIGDSNLLRLTLATNAVADAQEAASVRAALLNDAIRAGQFRTDQNRELLAAEAQLQTAISDFNAVATEQQQQLYRDTVTGAEVDRANSMSQSALAFDSSEQSLSALNAQEWDAVSNRGVDLIDQVGGQLHERLEEAANDAASGAQQRTIAVSVATLLALVVALAVALIVARSLLGSLRTLRRSALDVADRGLPEAVRSILNESGPGSGSLTHIEPIPVYSREEIGKVARSFDAVHSQALRLASEQALLRNNVNDLFVNLARRSQTLVQRQLSLIDRLEQDEQDPDQLSSLFELDHLATRMRRNNENLLILGGTDLTRRMMQPVPLTEVVGAAVSEVEQYTRVSVADSPELGIQGRVVNDFVHLVAELLENATVFSNPDTEVTVRTAYRRQELVLEIRDRGVGIDAAELGEINERLTRPPEIDVAVSRRMGLYVVGQLARRHDIRVDLRNNGDLEGGVTASVRLSGEFVVQLTPDGPRPMPDVQRVSADDRDASDTGTHLGLAAAFGGAAATNGRGTDSSSQLPPVEPMQELSGSDPESSRATQVPVSSNGHGGIEKTHISPVWITEDDEAEHALEPQGEQDGPEPAAEAQQPEVERQDAQWQDADEEPADAPGDYSFRVASGDSFGVTDVPRWHTAEQAAIRPDTEPPVEPEVPERSSEVWPEEPAPADFDGQCGAPPGLDAPQLGEDVTTTLGRVQGEPQDLFHSPYEAEKTQQITRPPNGFDWDAGLPEESPAEPQPEAAPSPPPLGYAHQARREGDDAPTERLPIYEAVLSQWFREGSDEPTPEATAPSAGSLSLDSSGSEARSAESSSDARKSSGAAADSGASTGRRARREAMEQNDPEPITGSDALDATSGFSSVGGETPAAGGADTSTPGRSDSGGHILATPPDPGWGSADVGWQAAEALVAQTRQTQETTAAGLPKRVPKSNLVPGSAAPRTQSPMPAKPAAPRSADAVRGRMSNFQSGVRRGRHAKAEPVSTEPPRSTPSRPEEQE, translated from the coding sequence GTGGCCCGAGGAGACACAGGTCGCGAGCGCCTGAGCCGCACGGAGCAGGCGGACGCCGGTATCCACCACATGGGCGAGGCGCTCGGCACCGAAGGTCAGTCGCTCGGCACCGAAAGTCAAAGTGCTTCGCTGAGCCTGGGTTCCGCGTACTCGCGGTCCGGTCAGGACAGTGGTCCCGGCGACTGGCGACTGAGTAACTGGCGACTGCGCACCAAGCTGTTAGCGGTCCTGCTCATCCCACTGATCAGTGCCGTCGTGTTCGGCGGCCTGCACATTTACGACGGGTTCAGGGAAGCCCGTCTGCTCGACCAGACGCACCAGCAGGTGCACCTGGAGAAGACCGCCGACGATCTGACCCACACCCTGCAGCGTGAGCGCGACCTCGCGGTCTCCTACGTCGCAGCCGGCCGGTCCGGGGATCGGGCGCCGCTGGACGACACCCGCGGCAAGGTCGACGCCGCGCTCGGCGACTTCCAAGCGTTGATCGAGCAGAACGACACCGACATCGCCGCCCCGTACCGCATCGCGGCGAGCAACCTGGAAAGTCGGCTCGGGAGCCTGCGGGAGTCGGTCGACGCGACGCAGTACCCGCCGGAAGGCGTGCTGCGCACCTACAGCCAGAGCATCGACGCGCTGCTCGACCTCGGTCAGCAGAGCGTCAGCAACATCGGTGACTCGAACCTGCTGCGGCTGACGCTGGCGACGAACGCCGTCGCGGACGCGCAGGAGGCCGCTTCGGTCCGGGCCGCGCTGCTCAACGACGCGATCCGGGCGGGCCAGTTCCGCACCGACCAGAACCGCGAGCTGCTCGCGGCCGAGGCGCAGCTGCAGACCGCGATCAGCGACTTCAACGCCGTCGCCACGGAACAGCAGCAGCAGCTGTACCGGGACACCGTCACCGGCGCCGAGGTCGACCGCGCGAACAGCATGTCGCAGAGCGCGCTGGCCTTCGACAGCTCCGAGCAGTCGCTGAGCGCGCTGAACGCGCAGGAGTGGGACGCGGTCTCGAACCGCGGCGTGGACCTGATCGACCAGGTCGGCGGCCAGCTGCACGAGCGCTTGGAGGAAGCGGCCAACGACGCGGCCTCCGGGGCGCAGCAGCGCACCATCGCGGTCAGCGTCGCCACGCTGCTCGCTCTGGTGGTGGCGCTCGCGGTCGCCTTGATCGTGGCGCGCTCGCTGCTCGGTTCACTGCGCACCTTGCGCCGTTCGGCGCTGGACGTGGCGGACCGGGGCCTGCCGGAGGCGGTCCGTTCGATTCTGAACGAGTCCGGTCCGGGCTCGGGTTCGCTCACGCACATCGAGCCGATCCCGGTCTACAGCCGGGAGGAGATCGGCAAGGTCGCCCGCTCGTTCGACGCGGTGCACTCGCAGGCGCTGCGCCTGGCTTCCGAGCAGGCGCTGCTGCGGAACAACGTCAACGACCTGTTCGTGAACCTGGCCCGCCGCAGTCAGACCCTGGTGCAGCGTCAGCTGTCCCTGATCGACCGGCTGGAGCAGGACGAGCAGGACCCGGACCAGCTGTCGAGCCTGTTCGAGCTGGACCACCTGGCGACCCGCATGCGCCGGAACAACGAGAACCTCCTGATTCTCGGTGGCACCGACCTGACCCGGCGGATGATGCAGCCGGTCCCGCTGACCGAGGTCGTGGGCGCGGCGGTGTCCGAAGTGGAGCAGTACACCCGCGTTTCGGTCGCCGACTCCCCGGAACTGGGCATCCAGGGCCGCGTGGTCAACGACTTCGTGCACCTGGTGGCGGAGCTGCTGGAGAACGCCACGGTGTTCTCCAACCCGGACACCGAGGTCACCGTCCGCACCGCCTACCGCAGGCAGGAACTGGTGCTGGAGATCCGGGACCGCGGCGTGGGCATCGACGCCGCCGAGCTCGGCGAGATCAACGAGCGCCTCACGCGGCCGCCGGAGATCGACGTCGCGGTGTCCCGCCGGATGGGTCTGTACGTGGTCGGGCAGCTGGCCCGCCGCCACGACATCCGGGTGGACCTGCGCAACAACGGTGACCTCGAAGGCGGCGTGACCGCCAGCGTGCGGCTCTCCGGCGAGTTCGTCGTGCAGCTCACCCCGGACGGTCCGCGCCCGATGCCCGACGTGCAGCGGGTTTCCGCGGACGACCGGGACGCGTCCGACACCGGTACGCACCTGGGGCTGGCCGCCGCGTTCGGCGGTGCCGCGGCCACGAACGGCCGCGGCACGGACTCGTCCTCGCAGCTGCCGCCGGTGGAGCCGATGCAGGAGCTCTCCGGCTCCGACCCGGAGTCCTCCCGCGCCACGCAGGTGCCGGTGAGCAGCAACGGGCACGGCGGGATCGAGAAGACGCACATCTCCCCGGTGTGGATCACCGAGGACGACGAGGCGGAGCACGCGCTCGAACCGCAGGGCGAGCAGGACGGCCCCGAACCGGCCGCGGAAGCGCAGCAGCCGGAGGTCGAGCGCCAGGACGCCCAGTGGCAGGACGCCGACGAAGAGCCCGCCGACGCACCCGGGGACTACTCGTTCCGCGTCGCATCGGGTGACTCGTTCGGCGTGACCGACGTGCCGCGTTGGCACACCGCGGAACAGGCCGCCATCCGGCCGGACACCGAGCCGCCCGTCGAACCCGAGGTCCCGGAGCGGAGCTCCGAAGTGTGGCCCGAGGAGCCCGCCCCGGCGGACTTCGACGGCCAGTGCGGAGCCCCCCCAGGATTGGACGCGCCGCAGTTGGGTGAGGACGTCACGACCACGCTGGGCCGCGTCCAGGGTGAACCGCAGGACTTGTTCCACAGCCCGTACGAGGCGGAGAAGACGCAGCAGATCACGCGTCCGCCGAACGGCTTCGACTGGGACGCCGGCCTCCCCGAGGAGTCCCCGGCGGAGCCTCAGCCCGAGGCCGCACCGTCGCCGCCGCCACTGGGGTACGCGCACCAGGCACGCCGCGAGGGCGACGACGCTCCGACGGAGCGGTTGCCGATCTACGAGGCCGTGCTGTCGCAGTGGTTCCGCGAGGGCAGCGACGAGCCGACGCCGGAGGCGACCGCGCCCAGCGCGGGTTCGCTCAGCTTGGATTCGTCCGGATCGGAAGCGCGATCCGCCGAGTCCTCGTCCGACGCTCGCAAGTCGTCCGGTGCCGCGGCGGACTCCGGTGCGAGCACCGGCCGCCGGGCTCGCCGCGAGGCCATGGAGCAGAACGATCCCGAGCCGATCACCGGCTCGGATGCGCTCGACGCGACCAGCGGGTTCAGCTCCGTCGGCGGGGAGACCCCCGCAGCCGGTGGTGCGGACACGTCGACGCCGGGCCGTTCGGACAGCGGCGGGCACATCCTTGCCACGCCGCCCGATCCGGGCTGGGGTTCGGCGGATGTGGGCTGGCAGGCCGCCGAAGCTTTGGTGGCGCAAACCCGCCAAACCCAGGAGACCACCGCGGCGGGGCTGCCCAAGCGGGTTCCGAAATCGAACCTGGTACCGGGCTCCGCAGCACCGCGAACGCAGTCTCCGATGCCTGCGAAACCTGCCGCACCGCGTTCGGCCGATGCCGTTCGTGGACGGATGTCCAACTTCCAGAGCGGCGTCCGGCGTGGTAGGCACGCAAAGGCAGAACCAGTCTCGACCGAACCGCCCCGCTCGACCCCGAGCCGTCCCGAGGAGCAGGAGTGA
- a CDS encoding roadblock/LC7 domain-containing protein — MSQNSFSWLITDFVRRVPGVAHSVVVSADGLLLAGSQGLPRDRAEQLSAVASGLVSLTQGAARCFEAGDVTQTVVEMEQGYLFLMSISDGSCLAVLAAPNADIGLVAYEMTLLVERVGKQLTPELRAQLQGMVRR, encoded by the coding sequence ATGAGCCAGAACAGCTTCAGTTGGCTGATCACCGATTTCGTGCGCCGGGTTCCCGGCGTCGCGCACTCCGTCGTGGTCTCCGCGGACGGCCTCCTGCTGGCAGGTTCGCAGGGCCTGCCGCGGGATCGCGCCGAGCAGTTGTCCGCGGTCGCCTCCGGGCTCGTCAGCCTCACGCAGGGCGCAGCGCGCTGCTTCGAGGCGGGCGACGTCACGCAGACCGTCGTCGAGATGGAGCAGGGCTACCTGTTCCTGATGTCCATCAGCGACGGGTCGTGCTTGGCGGTGTTGGCGGCTCCGAACGCCGACATCGGCCTGGTGGCCTACGAGATGACCTTGCTCGTGGAGCGGGTCGGCAAGCAGCTCACGCCCGAACTGCGCGCGCAATTGCAGGGCATGGTCCGGCGATGA
- a CDS encoding ATP/GTP-binding protein, with the protein MDNQSSGKTSTKIVVAGGFGVGKTTFVGSVSEIMPLTTEAVMTEASVGVDDLSATPGKVTTTVAMDFGRVSLDSDLILYLFGTPGQHRFWFMWDDLVKGAIGAIVLVDTRRLADAFASIDFFDDRQLPYVVAVNTFDGMLHHNMEDVREALTIDKSVPMISCDARNRESTKTALITLVEHAMRRRLAAPASSSKSQAKS; encoded by the coding sequence ATGGACAATCAAAGCAGCGGCAAGACCTCGACCAAGATCGTCGTCGCCGGCGGTTTCGGGGTCGGCAAGACGACCTTCGTCGGCTCGGTCTCCGAGATCATGCCGCTGACGACCGAGGCGGTGATGACCGAGGCGAGCGTGGGGGTCGATGACCTGAGCGCGACGCCCGGCAAGGTCACCACCACGGTCGCGATGGACTTCGGCCGGGTTTCGCTCGACTCTGACCTGATCCTGTACCTGTTCGGCACGCCCGGGCAGCACCGGTTCTGGTTCATGTGGGACGACCTGGTCAAGGGCGCCATCGGCGCCATCGTGCTGGTCGACACCCGCCGCTTGGCGGACGCGTTCGCGTCGATCGACTTCTTCGACGACCGGCAGTTGCCGTACGTCGTCGCGGTGAACACGTTCGACGGCATGTTGCACCACAACATGGAGGACGTGCGCGAGGCGCTGACGATCGACAAGTCGGTGCCGATGATCTCCTGCGACGCCCGGAACCGGGAGTCCACCAAGACGGCGCTGATCACGCTGGTCGAGCACGCGATGCGCCGCCGCTTGGCCGCGCCCGCTTCGTCTTCGAAGTCCCAGGCGAAGAGCTGA
- a CDS encoding DUF397 domain-containing protein, producing the protein MADLSGRTWRKATRSQGADNCVEVALAGSAAAIRDSKAPEAGYLTANSAQWAGFLGALKSGALDG; encoded by the coding sequence ATGGCAGACCTCAGCGGCAGGACTTGGCGCAAGGCAACCAGATCGCAGGGCGCCGACAACTGCGTCGAGGTCGCGCTCGCCGGTTCCGCTGCGGCGATTCGGGACAGCAAAGCCCCGGAAGCCGGGTACTTGACGGCGAATTCCGCGCAGTGGGCGGGTTTTCTCGGCGCGCTCAAGAGCGGCGCGCTGGACGGCTGA
- a CDS encoding helix-turn-helix transcriptional regulator translates to MNNSWPAVRRVQVGLILRNLRRESGVKPKEIAERLDWYPSKLTKVERGDLTVSAAEVDVLLGMFGVTESEDTTRLRALAKEARRRDQPARVPDWASTYVALEGAAAELKVYDTELIPTVLQTEDYARAVLSNPLDETVDPEPAVAERKSRSARLLAADGPTVWVVLGEAVLHRLVGGSAVLREQLQHLRKSAAKSNVTVQILPFSTGEHVALGSSFRLITLDEPPATFVYSEGLTGAEYMDKPVHTEAHAKAFDNLRMVAASDRQTARMLDQRVKELKQATE, encoded by the coding sequence ATGAACAACTCCTGGCCCGCCGTCCGCCGCGTGCAGGTCGGCCTGATCCTGCGGAACCTGCGGCGCGAATCCGGGGTGAAACCGAAGGAGATCGCCGAACGGCTCGACTGGTACCCGAGCAAACTGACGAAGGTCGAACGCGGCGATCTCACCGTGTCGGCGGCCGAGGTCGACGTGCTGCTCGGCATGTTCGGCGTCACCGAGAGCGAGGACACCACCCGACTTCGCGCACTGGCCAAGGAAGCACGACGACGTGATCAACCGGCGCGAGTGCCGGACTGGGCCTCCACTTACGTGGCGTTGGAAGGCGCTGCGGCGGAGTTGAAGGTCTACGACACCGAACTGATCCCAACGGTCTTGCAGACCGAGGACTATGCGCGGGCAGTGCTGTCCAACCCGCTCGACGAGACGGTCGATCCGGAACCCGCTGTGGCGGAACGGAAATCCAGGTCAGCACGCCTGCTGGCAGCGGATGGGCCGACGGTGTGGGTCGTGCTCGGCGAAGCTGTGCTGCACCGCTTGGTCGGTGGATCAGCGGTACTGCGGGAGCAGCTCCAGCATCTTCGGAAGTCCGCGGCGAAATCGAACGTCACCGTGCAGATCTTGCCGTTCTCGACTGGTGAGCACGTCGCTCTGGGCAGTTCGTTCCGGCTGATCACGCTGGACGAGCCGCCTGCGACGTTCGTGTACTCCGAAGGCTTGACCGGAGCTGAATACATGGACAAGCCTGTGCACACCGAAGCGCACGCGAAAGCGTTCGACAACCTGCGCATGGTGGCGGCTTCGGACCGGCAGACGGCCCGCATGCTGGATCAGCGGGTCAAGGAGTTGAAGCAAGCGACGGAGTGA
- a CDS encoding SAV_915 family protein, whose translation MVYGDRHVMREHEQAAPAVFRAEHIESEEQVPETVYLPSQRATRQDEEVTLELRDTAQGDRALLAFTSLRELVDGCGDGQAWVAVRGHQIDDLRARSGADVILWDAALPVDELRTRYQEGAR comes from the coding sequence GTGGTCTATGGCGACCGGCACGTGATGCGGGAACACGAGCAGGCTGCACCGGCGGTCTTCCGAGCCGAGCACATCGAATCCGAGGAACAAGTACCGGAAACGGTCTACCTGCCGTCCCAGCGGGCCACCCGGCAGGACGAGGAAGTGACGCTGGAACTGCGCGACACGGCGCAAGGCGACCGTGCGTTGCTCGCGTTCACCTCACTGCGAGAACTCGTGGACGGCTGCGGCGACGGACAAGCCTGGGTCGCGGTGCGCGGGCATCAGATCGATGATCTTCGCGCTCGTTCGGGAGCGGACGTGATCCTCTGGGATGCGGCGCTGCCGGTGGACGAGCTCCGCACCCGCTACCAGGAGGGGGCGCGATGA